One genomic window of Solanum stenotomum isolate F172 chromosome 9, ASM1918654v1, whole genome shotgun sequence includes the following:
- the LOC125876779 gene encoding 50S ribosomal protein L13, chloroplastic, producing the protein MAVQCSSSSSVIFASHSPAKTFSSSPNKTLFLGFSISSKPSIVVAKTHRPTQICCQEKTALVPLEQRWMFEDSEINGPDIWNETWYPKGADHVNTDKPWYIVDATDKILGRLASTIAIHIRGKNLATYTPSVDMGAFVIVVNAEKVAVSGKKRNQKLYRRHSGRPGGMTVETFDQLQQRIPERILEHAVRGMLPKGRLGRQLFNHLKVYEGPDHPHDAQKPIELPIRDKRIQKQR; encoded by the exons ATGGCTGTGCaatgctcttcttcttcttctgtaaTATTTGCCTCACATTCACCGGCAAAAACCTTCTCTTCCTCTCCCAATAAGACCCTTTTCTTGGGTTTCTCCATCTCTTCAAAGCCCTCCATTGTTGTTGCTAAGACCCATCGACCTACTCAAATTTGTTGTCAAGAAAAGACAGCACTTGTTCCTCTGGAACAAAGATGGATGTTTGAAGACTCTGAAATTAATGGCCCT GACATTTGGAATGAAACATGGTATCCCAAGGGTGCAGACCATGTGAACACAGACAAACCTTGGTACATTGTTGATGCCACCGATAAAATTCTTGGAAGATTGGCATCAACTATAGCAATACATATCAGAGGGAAGAATCTGGCAACATACACTCCAAGTGTGGATATGGGTGCATTTGTAATAGTG GTTAATGCTGAAAAGGTTGCTGTATCTGGGAAGAAGAGAAACCAAAAGCTTTACAGGAGGCACTCAGGAAGACCTGGTGGGATGACAGTAGAGACTTTTGATCAACTTCAACAGAGAATTCCAGAAAGAATCCTTGAGCATGCTGTCCGTGGCATGCTCCCTAAAGGGAGG CTTGGTAGACAATTGTTTAACCATCTTAAGGTGTATGAGGGTCCAGATCATCCTCATGACGCGCAGAAGCCAATCGAGTTGCCTATACGAGACAAGAGAATACAGAAGCAACGGTGA
- the LOC125876972 gene encoding protein VTE6, chloroplastic — translation MAFSTLSMPRLPLLLRFQRPKLSFLTSNLQTPFDQFPHLSTLNPRHHQRSSMKAQASVSDLGIVERAIQLVQSSPPTWQSALLSNIIIFTLGSPLLVSGLSLSGIGAAFLLGTLTWRAFGSSGFLLVATYFVIGTAATKVKMAQKEAQGVAEKRKGRRGPGSVIGSSAAGCVCAFLSINGVGGEAFTRLWELAFVASFCTKLSDTVSSEIGKAYGKTTYLVTTFKVVPRGTEGAVSAEGTLAGLIASVLLAFVGYLKGQINIPGAAICVVAAQIANFGESLIGASLQEKEGFRWLNNDVVNVINISLGSILAVLMQKIILQS, via the exons ATGGctttttcaactctttcaatgcCAAGACTTCCATTACTTCTCCGTTTTCAAAGACCAAAGCTTTCATTTTTAACCTCAAATCTCCAAACCCCATTTGACCAATTTCCTCATTtgtcaactctaaaccctagaCATCATCAGAGATCATCAATGAAAGCACAAGCATCAGTGTCTGATCTTGGAATTGTCGAAAGAGCAATTCAATTGGTCCAATCTTCACCACCCACGTGGCAATCTGCTTTGCTGAGTAATATCATAATCTTTACTTTGGGTTCTCCACTTTTAGTCTCTGGTTTGTCACTTTCTGGTATTGGGGCTGCTTTCTTGCTTGGTACTCTTACTTGGAGAGCTTTTGGTTCGTCTGGGTTTCTTCTTGTTGCCACATATTTTGTTATT GGCACAGCTGCGACTAAGGTGAAAATGGCTCAGAAAGAGGCTCAAGGGGTTGCAGAGAAGAGGAAAGGAAGGAGAGGACCTGGAAGTGTGATAGGCTCCAGTGCAGCCGGTTGTGTTTGTGCATTCTTATCAATTAATGGTGTTGGTGGGGAGGCATTTACTCGCCTCTGGGAACTTGCATTTGTAGCCAGTTTCTGTACCAAGTTGAGTGATACTGTCTCGAGCGAGATAGGAAAGGCATATGGCAAAACTAC GTATCTTGTCACCACATTCAAGGTAGTGCCTCGGGGCACTGAAGGGGCTGTGAGTGCTGAGGGAACCTTAGCTGGGCTTATTGCTTCAGTTCTCCTTGCTTTTGTTGGTTATCTAAAGGGTCAG attAACATACCTGGGGCTGCGATATGTGTAGTAGCCGCCCAGATAGCAAACTTTGGTGAAAGTCTAATAGGCGCTTCACTTCAAGAGAAAGAAGGATTTCGTTGG CTAAACAATGATGTTGTGAACGTCATCAACATATCCTTGGGAAGTATCTTGGCCGTCCTAATGCAGAAAATAATACTCCAAAGTTAG
- the LOC125877861 gene encoding probable receptor-like protein kinase At1g33260, with product MEASPSNTVKSKKLSNTKKFSKSNYSTHRNSPFVCRWWGSLFTCSYFFSIFLFFSISSSSSSFASSKPLLATPPTKHLYNTVDSTPTQKNTFYDNRVFVVISVLGILVFVCFALMALFKCLGFKLRRRGGGSDARVTGDLEENGDSKKLGVKRLFTCDEVEKFTMNLSRSRLIAYGGFSTVYLAQFPDSMLAAVKIMDLSSERFQRVYKQELDILLQIQHENIVKFLGNCDNGEEGMLVFEYVPNGTLQEKLHGVDGRKSLSWINRMAIAFQLAKAIEYLHDKCSLPIVHGDIKASNILLDKKYNSKLCDFGSAKMGFSSTILPPSANRMMLGSPGYTDPHYLRTGIASKKNDIYSYGIIVLELISGFEALSSDNGERLISKAGTILRDSSKVAEMVDSKLNGVYDLEEAKAMVSLAGFCLGDSPSLRPSASEILDTITSKISSMSFMVSHDQKS from the coding sequence ATGGAAGCCTCACCTTCCAACACTGTAAAGagtaaaaaattgtcaaatactaagaaattttcaaaatcaaactacTCTACTCATAGAAATAGTCCATTTGTCTGTAGGTGGTGGGGTTCTTTGTTCACTTGTTCCTAtttcttttctatatttctctttttctccatttcttcctcttcctcctcctttgCTTCATCAAAACCCTTACTAGCCACTCCACCGACGAAACACCTTTATAATACTGTTGATTCAACTCCGACCCAGAAAAATACATTTTACGATAACAgagtttttgttgttatttcaGTTTTGGGTATTTTGGTGTTTGTTTGTTTTGCTTTAATGGCGTTGTTTAAGTGTTTGGGGTTCAAGTTAAGGCGGCGGGGTGGGGGTAGTGATGCTAGGGTTACTGGGGATTTGGAAGAAAATGGGGATTCGAAGAAATTAGGGGTGAAGAGGCTTTTTACTTGTGATGAGGTAGAAAAATTCACTATGAATTTATCGAGGTCGAGGTTGATTGCTTATGGAGGATTTAGCACGGTGTATTTAGCCCAATTTCCAGATTCAATGCTTGCTGCTGTTAAAATCATGGATTTAAGCTCTGAGCGTTTTCAGAGAGTATACAAGCAAGAATTAGACATTTTGCTGCAAATCCAACACGAAAACATTGTGAAATTTCTGGGAAATTGTGATAACGGAGAAGAAGGTATGTTAGTGTTTGAATATGTTCCTAATGGAACTTTACAGGAGAAATTGCACGGCGTTGATGGTAGAAAATCACTTTCATGGATAAACCGTATGGCTATAGCATTTCAACTTGCTAAAGCCATAGAATATCTCCATGACAAATGCTCACTCCCAATAGTCCATGGCGATATCAAagcttcaaatattttactAGACAAGAAATATAACTCTAAGCTCTGCGATTTTGGGTCAGCAAAAATGGGATTTTCTTCCACAATTTTACCACCATCAGCAAATCGAATGATGCTTGGTTCTCCAGGATACACAGATCCTCATTACTTGAGAACTGGCATTGcttcaaagaaaaatgatatatacaGCTATGGCATAATTGTTCTAGAATTAATTTCTGGATTCGAAGCACTTTCATCAGATAATGGAGAAAGATTAATATCAAAAGCTGGAACTATATTAAGGGATTCTTCTAAAGTTGCAGAAATGGTGGATTCAAAGCTTAATGGAGTTTATGATTTGGAAGAAGCTAAAGCTATGGTGTCATTAGCTGGATTTTGTCTTGGTGATTCACCAAGCCTTAGGCCTTCTGCTTCAGAAATATTGGATACTATAACAAGTAAAATTTCTTCAATGTCTTTTATGGTTTCTCATGatcaaaaaagttaa
- the LOC125876756 gene encoding B-box zinc finger protein 22 isoform X3 — protein sequence MDIWRIWFAYGMWRAHLGVLNVKLWSTCFPYLAVLLGKRLRKQEETVGYFFCLEDRALLCRKCDIAIHTANPHVAAHQRFLLTGVKVGLEPVDPGGISSSGTSLSIQKVSEPESAPLSKRNAPVSLDAQFNKVLPTQASGVGDFAPTKSPFAGGSAAGSMPQWQFDEFIGLGDFNQNFGYMDDGSSKADNGKLGGESDSSSILRVEDEELDGDECLGQVPDTSWAVPQVPSPPTASGLYWSKTYQNPFDSAVFVPDISYSPSSSLQQQPPSGTRLKRRRQC from the exons ATGGATATATGGAG GATATGGTTTGCATATGGCATGTGGAGGGCTCATCTAGGGGTTCTTAATGTTAAACTATGGAGTACCTGTTTCCCTTATTTGGCAGTCCTTTTGGGCAAGAGATTAAGGAAGCAAGAG GAAACAGTTGGCtatttcttttgtcttgagGATCGGGCATTACTTTGCCGAAAATGTGATATTGCTATTCACACAGCTAATCCTCATGTTGCAGCTCACCAAAGATTTTTGCTGACTGGAGTGAAAGTAGGACTTGAACCTGTTGATCCTGGTGGTATTTCATCCTCAGGGACGTCATTGTCCATTCAGAAGGTTTCTGAGCCAGAGTCTGCTCCACTTTCTAAACGAAATGCCCCAGTATCATTGGATGCTCAATTTAACAAAGTATTACCTACCCAGGCTAGTGGAGTTGGGGATTTTGCTCCTACTAAGTCTCCATTTGCTGGAGGTTCTGCAGCTGGAAGTATGCCCCAATGGCAGTTCGATGAATTTATTGGTCTGGGTGATTTCAATCAAAATTTTGGATACATGGATGATGGATCATCTAAG GCGGATAATGGCAAGCTTGGTGGAGAGTCAGACTCTTCATCAATCTTaagagttgaagatgaagaacTAGATGGTGATGAGTGCTTGGGTCAGGTGCCAGACACATCTTGGGCAGTGCCACAAGTTCCTTCCCCACCTACGGCCTCTGGACTTTACTGGTCCAAAACTTACCAGAATCCATTCGACTCTGCAGTGTTTGTGCCTGATATTAGTTACTCCCCTTCATCGAGCCTTCAACAACAACCTCCAAGTGGTACTCGTCTGAAACGAAGAAGGCAGTGTTAA
- the LOC125876756 gene encoding B-box zinc finger protein 22 isoform X1, with the protein MRRRCVGRVMRKFMLLISLLVNIREFLCLVLLHLCLCVTSARIWFAYGMWRAHLGVLNVKLWSTCFPYLAVLLGKRLRKQEETVGYFFCLEDRALLCRKCDIAIHTANPHVAAHQRFLLTGVKVGLEPVDPGGISSSGTSLSIQKVSEPESAPLSKRNAPVSLDAQFNKVLPTQASGVGDFAPTKSPFAGGSAAGSMPQWQFDEFIGLGDFNQNFGYMDDGSSKADNGKLGGESDSSSILRVEDEELDGDECLGQVPDTSWAVPQVPSPPTASGLYWSKTYQNPFDSAVFVPDISYSPSSSLQQQPPSGTRLKRRRQC; encoded by the exons ATGAGGCGGCGCTGTGTTGGTCGTGTGATGAGAAAGTTCATGCTGCTAATAAGCTTGCTAGTAAACATCAGAGAGTTCCTCTGTCTGGTTCTTCTTCATCTATGCCTATGTGTGACATCTGCCAG GATATGGTTTGCATATGGCATGTGGAGGGCTCATCTAGGGGTTCTTAATGTTAAACTATGGAGTACCTGTTTCCCTTATTTGGCAGTCCTTTTGGGCAAGAGATTAAGGAAGCAAGAG GAAACAGTTGGCtatttcttttgtcttgagGATCGGGCATTACTTTGCCGAAAATGTGATATTGCTATTCACACAGCTAATCCTCATGTTGCAGCTCACCAAAGATTTTTGCTGACTGGAGTGAAAGTAGGACTTGAACCTGTTGATCCTGGTGGTATTTCATCCTCAGGGACGTCATTGTCCATTCAGAAGGTTTCTGAGCCAGAGTCTGCTCCACTTTCTAAACGAAATGCCCCAGTATCATTGGATGCTCAATTTAACAAAGTATTACCTACCCAGGCTAGTGGAGTTGGGGATTTTGCTCCTACTAAGTCTCCATTTGCTGGAGGTTCTGCAGCTGGAAGTATGCCCCAATGGCAGTTCGATGAATTTATTGGTCTGGGTGATTTCAATCAAAATTTTGGATACATGGATGATGGATCATCTAAG GCGGATAATGGCAAGCTTGGTGGAGAGTCAGACTCTTCATCAATCTTaagagttgaagatgaagaacTAGATGGTGATGAGTGCTTGGGTCAGGTGCCAGACACATCTTGGGCAGTGCCACAAGTTCCTTCCCCACCTACGGCCTCTGGACTTTACTGGTCCAAAACTTACCAGAATCCATTCGACTCTGCAGTGTTTGTGCCTGATATTAGTTACTCCCCTTCATCGAGCCTTCAACAACAACCTCCAAGTGGTACTCGTCTGAAACGAAGAAGGCAGTGTTAA
- the LOC125876756 gene encoding B-box zinc finger protein 22 isoform X2: protein MKIQCNVCEVAEANVLCCADEAALCWSCDEKVHAANKLASKHQRVPLSGSSSSMPMCDICQETVGYFFCLEDRALLCRKCDIAIHTANPHVAAHQRFLLTGVKVGLEPVDPGGISSSGTSLSIQKVSEPESAPLSKRNAPVSLDAQFNKVLPTQASGVGDFAPTKSPFAGGSAAGSMPQWQFDEFIGLGDFNQNFGYMDDGSSKADNGKLGGESDSSSILRVEDEELDGDECLGQVPDTSWAVPQVPSPPTASGLYWSKTYQNPFDSAVFVPDISYSPSSSLQQQPPSGTRLKRRRQC from the exons ATGAAGATTCAGTGTAACGTTTGTGAGGTTGCGGAGGCGAACGTTTTGTGCTGCGCCGATGAGGCGGCGCTGTGTTGGTCGTGTGATGAGAAAGTTCATGCTGCTAATAAGCTTGCTAGTAAACATCAGAGAGTTCCTCTGTCTGGTTCTTCTTCATCTATGCCTATGTGTGACATCTGCCAG GAAACAGTTGGCtatttcttttgtcttgagGATCGGGCATTACTTTGCCGAAAATGTGATATTGCTATTCACACAGCTAATCCTCATGTTGCAGCTCACCAAAGATTTTTGCTGACTGGAGTGAAAGTAGGACTTGAACCTGTTGATCCTGGTGGTATTTCATCCTCAGGGACGTCATTGTCCATTCAGAAGGTTTCTGAGCCAGAGTCTGCTCCACTTTCTAAACGAAATGCCCCAGTATCATTGGATGCTCAATTTAACAAAGTATTACCTACCCAGGCTAGTGGAGTTGGGGATTTTGCTCCTACTAAGTCTCCATTTGCTGGAGGTTCTGCAGCTGGAAGTATGCCCCAATGGCAGTTCGATGAATTTATTGGTCTGGGTGATTTCAATCAAAATTTTGGATACATGGATGATGGATCATCTAAG GCGGATAATGGCAAGCTTGGTGGAGAGTCAGACTCTTCATCAATCTTaagagttgaagatgaagaacTAGATGGTGATGAGTGCTTGGGTCAGGTGCCAGACACATCTTGGGCAGTGCCACAAGTTCCTTCCCCACCTACGGCCTCTGGACTTTACTGGTCCAAAACTTACCAGAATCCATTCGACTCTGCAGTGTTTGTGCCTGATATTAGTTACTCCCCTTCATCGAGCCTTCAACAACAACCTCCAAGTGGTACTCGTCTGAAACGAAGAAGGCAGTGTTAA